One window of Dyadobacter sandarakinus genomic DNA carries:
- a CDS encoding phosphotriesterase family protein, protein MEVLAGDLTPSNPGRRQFLKSAAAATISCLIPHPPRMIQTVKGPVAASQLGTTLIHEHVLVDFAGADKINPDRWNIDEVVRKVLPYLTELRHRGYNTLFECTPAYLGRDVRLLQKLSEQSGIQLVTNTGYYGASDNKYLPRHAFTESSGQLAARWIREFEYGIDNTTIKPGFIKTGVNPGRLSEIHRKLITAAAMTHLKTGLTICSHTGPALPAGEQIEILEKNGVAASAFVWVHASGTDDDFLKTGKRGCWISLDGISEQTIREDVRRIAFLKEKNMLGQVLLSHDAGWYKPGEPEGGTFRGYTFIADKLVPLLRAEKFSDSDITRLLVKNPAEAFSIRIRKV, encoded by the coding sequence ATGGAGGTGCTTGCAGGTGATCTTACCCCTAGCAATCCGGGGAGGAGACAATTTCTTAAATCTGCTGCTGCGGCAACAATTTCCTGCCTGATCCCGCATCCGCCGCGTATGATCCAGACGGTAAAAGGTCCGGTTGCGGCCAGCCAGCTGGGGACCACACTGATTCACGAGCATGTACTGGTTGACTTTGCCGGTGCCGACAAAATCAATCCTGACCGCTGGAATATAGACGAAGTTGTCAGGAAAGTGCTCCCTTACCTGACCGAACTGAGGCATCGTGGCTATAACACACTCTTTGAATGTACGCCCGCCTACCTGGGTCGCGACGTGCGCCTGCTGCAAAAGCTTTCGGAACAATCGGGCATACAGCTTGTGACCAACACAGGCTACTATGGCGCCTCCGATAATAAGTATCTTCCCCGGCACGCCTTTACCGAAAGTTCCGGCCAGCTTGCGGCGCGCTGGATCAGGGAATTCGAATATGGCATTGACAACACCACCATCAAACCCGGTTTTATCAAGACGGGTGTAAATCCTGGCAGACTGTCGGAAATACATCGAAAACTGATTACGGCGGCAGCGATGACCCATTTGAAAACTGGCTTAACGATTTGCTCGCATACCGGCCCGGCGCTGCCTGCCGGAGAACAAATTGAGATTCTTGAGAAAAACGGAGTTGCTGCCAGCGCATTCGTTTGGGTACATGCGAGCGGTACCGACGACGATTTTCTAAAAACAGGAAAAAGGGGATGCTGGATCAGCCTGGACGGCATCAGTGAGCAGACTATCAGAGAGGATGTCCGCCGCATTGCTTTTTTGAAAGAAAAAAACATGCTTGGGCAGGTACTGCTTTCGCATGATGCAGGATGGTATAAGCCGGGAGAGCCGGAGGGCGGCACATTCCGGGGCTACACGTTCATCGCCGACAAGCTTGTTCCACTCCTCCGTGCAGAGAAGTTTTCTGACAGCGATATTACCCGTTTGCTCGTCAAAAATCCGGCAGAAGCATTTTCAATACGGATCAGGAAGGTTTAG
- a CDS encoding sensor histidine kinase, which translates to MSLSTRLKYIIYIVTLHVVLVFLVYKILFQNKALFIGSEVFLLLSAVVSIQLYRNFMQPIEFVRSGIEAIKDQDFSIKFVPTGKGEVDTLIEVYNLMIDQLREERTRLHEQHFFLEKLIEASPISIIVLDFDGQIQSMNEKARVQFGKEHLLGKKLEDTGHTLLAELVHLPDGESRVLKTNGISTFKVQRSHFMDRGFARSFLLVEELTSELLESEKNAYGKVIRMMAHEVNNTLGATDSILQTAQSYSGTDDFDDIRDALQVASERNRELTRFMRNFADVVRLPLPVKAPVEVNGFVSDMGRFMEPMSARKGVSIQCMLASGRVVAAMDKGQMEHVLVNVIKNAVEACAPGNEVQIRVSEDALVIRNNGRPIDPSAASQLFNPFFSTKRDGQGIGLTLTREILLHHGFDFTLQTEADGWTVFYIGIKTKVA; encoded by the coding sequence ATGAGCCTATCAACCCGCCTGAAGTACATCATCTACATCGTCACACTGCATGTAGTCCTGGTGTTTCTGGTTTATAAAATCCTTTTTCAGAACAAGGCCCTTTTTATTGGTTCCGAGGTGTTTTTGCTCTTGTCTGCCGTTGTTTCCATTCAGCTATACCGCAATTTTATGCAGCCCATTGAGTTCGTAAGGTCGGGGATCGAGGCGATCAAGGACCAGGATTTTTCAATCAAATTTGTGCCCACCGGAAAAGGGGAGGTAGATACCCTCATCGAGGTGTATAACCTCATGATCGACCAGCTGCGCGAGGAGCGTACACGCCTGCACGAGCAGCATTTCTTCCTCGAAAAGCTGATCGAAGCTTCTCCGATCTCCATTATAGTCCTCGATTTCGACGGACAAATTCAGTCCATGAACGAGAAAGCGCGGGTTCAGTTCGGGAAGGAACATTTGCTCGGTAAAAAGCTGGAAGATACGGGACATACCCTGCTGGCAGAGCTCGTTCATTTGCCCGATGGTGAATCGAGGGTGTTGAAAACCAATGGAATATCCACCTTTAAAGTACAGCGGTCGCACTTTATGGACCGCGGCTTTGCGCGCTCGTTTTTGCTTGTCGAGGAACTGACGAGCGAGCTTCTTGAGTCTGAAAAAAATGCATACGGAAAGGTGATTCGCATGATGGCACACGAAGTCAACAATACGCTGGGCGCTACCGACTCTATCTTGCAAACCGCACAGAGCTACTCCGGCACCGACGATTTTGACGACATCAGGGACGCACTGCAGGTAGCATCCGAGCGCAACCGGGAGCTGACACGTTTCATGCGCAACTTTGCTGACGTGGTCCGATTGCCGCTGCCTGTGAAAGCACCGGTAGAGGTGAATGGCTTCGTTTCGGATATGGGCCGGTTTATGGAGCCTATGTCAGCCCGCAAAGGCGTAAGTATCCAGTGCATGCTTGCCTCCGGCCGGGTAGTGGCCGCTATGGACAAGGGACAAATGGAACACGTGCTGGTAAATGTGATCAAAAATGCCGTGGAAGCCTGTGCGCCCGGCAATGAAGTGCAGATCCGGGTTTCGGAAGATGCCCTCGTGATCCGCAACAATGGCCGGCCCATTGATCCGAGTGCCGCCTCACAGCTTTTCAACCCGTTTTTTTCTACCAAACGCGATGGGCAGGGGATCGGTCTTACACTCACCCGGGAGATCCTCTTGCATCATGGTTTTGATTTTACATTGCAAACTGAGGCGGATGGCTGGACGGTCTTTTACATTGGTATTAAAACAAAGGTTGCCTAA
- a CDS encoding sigma-54-dependent transcriptional regulator, translated as MLLLIDDDPAIRTSLTLLLKKEGYATKGAGSPREAMELLKLETPELILLDLNFSIETSGDEGMQLLGRIRKAAPAVPVILITGWGTIDLAVRGMKEGAVDFITKPWQNDYLVQSVRTILNLAAPAPASAGRRKLDQQYHFENIVGQDPRLLDILQTIGRVAPTDAPVLITGESGTGKELIAEAIHLNSKRRQCAFIKVNLGGISSTLFESELFGHVRGAFTDAKTDRAGRFEMAHKGTIFLDEIGELDLASQVKLLRVLQERTFEPLGSSKSRTVDVRVICATNRNLEDMVAQGTFREDLYYRINLITVKLPALRERPEDIPVLSEFFVNNLKTIYQRPGLQLTGAALKWLRTLPLQGNIRQLKNLVERTVLLSGKDLLDIADFQSNLHGGPQASVRSHFPEVGTLTLEEMEFQMINKAMQFHQNKVSKVARSLGITRFALYRRLEKYGISYDAEEI; from the coding sequence ATGCTCCTTCTTATCGACGACGATCCTGCCATCCGAACTTCTCTGACGCTGCTCCTGAAAAAAGAGGGCTATGCAACAAAAGGAGCCGGCTCGCCGCGTGAAGCGATGGAATTGCTGAAACTTGAAACGCCCGAATTGATCCTGCTGGACCTGAACTTTTCGATCGAAACATCGGGCGATGAGGGAATGCAGCTGCTGGGCAGGATTAGGAAAGCCGCGCCTGCCGTGCCTGTGATCCTGATTACGGGCTGGGGTACCATTGACCTGGCGGTACGCGGCATGAAGGAAGGGGCTGTCGATTTCATTACAAAGCCCTGGCAAAACGATTACCTGGTGCAGTCTGTACGTACCATCCTGAACCTTGCCGCACCCGCACCCGCTTCTGCCGGCCGCCGAAAGCTCGACCAGCAGTACCACTTTGAAAACATTGTAGGGCAGGATCCGAGGCTACTTGATATTTTACAAACCATTGGCAGAGTAGCACCCACCGATGCGCCCGTCCTGATCACAGGGGAGAGTGGTACCGGCAAAGAGCTGATCGCCGAAGCCATCCACCTCAACAGCAAGCGCAGGCAGTGCGCTTTTATCAAGGTGAATTTAGGAGGAATCTCGTCCACCTTATTTGAAAGCGAATTGTTCGGGCATGTGAGAGGTGCATTTACGGATGCCAAGACTGACCGTGCCGGCCGTTTTGAAATGGCGCATAAGGGTACCATTTTCCTGGACGAAATCGGAGAGCTCGACCTGGCCAGTCAGGTGAAGCTGCTGCGGGTTCTGCAGGAGCGTACGTTTGAGCCGCTGGGCAGCAGCAAAAGCCGGACCGTGGACGTCAGGGTCATTTGTGCTACCAACCGGAACCTCGAAGATATGGTGGCTCAGGGCACTTTCCGGGAAGACCTGTACTATCGTATTAACCTGATTACCGTTAAACTGCCTGCACTCCGCGAACGCCCGGAGGACATTCCGGTACTGTCTGAATTTTTTGTAAATAACCTGAAAACCATCTATCAGCGCCCCGGCCTGCAGCTTACCGGCGCCGCATTAAAGTGGCTCCGGACTTTGCCGCTGCAGGGGAACATCCGTCAGCTAAAAAACCTTGTCGAGCGTACCGTGCTGCTTTCGGGAAAGGATTTGCTGGACATTGCTGATTTTCAAAGCAACCTGCACGGCGGCCCGCAGGCATCTGTCCGGTCGCACTTTCCTGAGGTAGGAACGCTCACGCTGGAAGAAATGGAGTTTCAGATGATCAATAAAGCCATGCAGTTTCATCAAAATAAAGTAAGTAAGGTAGCCCGGTCGCTGGGAATTACGCGGTTTGCGCTTTATCGCAGGCTCGAAAAGTATGGTATCTCTTACGACGCTGAGGAAATATGA
- a CDS encoding ABC transporter permease — MIRHLFKLIWNKKGAHSLLIIEIWASFLVLFGVLAMIIFNLKNYLRPLGFQYENVWNIELSANQDTVAVGEKLERVLKRVRSYQEVQLASQSSGNTPFSANQIGNSVSYKNISTGGDFYYTDDQFARTIAMPLTLGRWFSHTDRASKYQPVVINKALQEKLFENENPLGKLVKVSDNATVQVVGVVDIYKSRGEFMSDIPAVFQMVGEKDPWNSNILVRTRPGTDANFEARMVREIAAMVPGWGIEVGYLKESKANRVKFTVIPVVIFLVICGFLLVNVALGLFGILNLNIARRKSEIGLRRAMGATEGKVTGQFLGEIWVLATFSLLLGLIFAIQFPIMNVFDLNSDIYIMAIGAAIVVIYLIVTLCAWFPSRQASRIHPATALHEE; from the coding sequence ATGATAAGGCATTTATTTAAATTGATCTGGAACAAAAAAGGCGCCCACTCGCTGCTGATCATTGAGATCTGGGCATCCTTTCTGGTGCTTTTCGGCGTGTTGGCTATGATTATTTTTAACCTGAAAAATTACCTGAGGCCCCTCGGGTTCCAATACGAAAACGTATGGAACATCGAACTCTCTGCCAATCAGGATACGGTGGCAGTGGGCGAAAAACTTGAAAGGGTGTTGAAGCGGGTGCGGTCCTACCAGGAAGTACAGCTGGCTTCCCAGTCCAGCGGTAATACCCCGTTTTCGGCTAATCAGATCGGTAATTCGGTGAGCTACAAGAATATTTCAACAGGGGGCGACTTTTACTATACCGATGATCAGTTTGCCAGAACGATTGCCATGCCGCTTACTTTGGGCAGATGGTTCAGCCACACGGACAGGGCGTCCAAGTACCAGCCTGTTGTCATCAATAAAGCATTGCAGGAAAAGCTTTTCGAGAATGAAAATCCATTGGGTAAACTGGTGAAAGTAAGCGACAATGCCACGGTACAGGTAGTAGGCGTCGTGGACATCTATAAATCGAGGGGTGAATTTATGTCGGACATTCCGGCGGTATTCCAGATGGTGGGCGAGAAAGATCCTTGGAATTCCAATATTCTTGTGCGCACCCGGCCGGGTACGGATGCAAACTTCGAAGCCCGAATGGTACGTGAAATTGCGGCCATGGTACCCGGCTGGGGTATTGAAGTAGGTTACCTGAAAGAGTCGAAAGCCAACCGGGTAAAGTTTACAGTGATCCCGGTGGTGATTTTTCTGGTGATCTGCGGCTTTTTGCTGGTGAATGTTGCCCTCGGGTTATTCGGTATCCTCAACCTGAACATCGCGCGCAGGAAAAGTGAAATCGGTCTGAGAAGGGCGATGGGGGCGACAGAAGGAAAAGTTACAGGTCAGTTCCTGGGTGAAATATGGGTTTTGGCTACATTTAGCCTGCTTTTGGGACTGATTTTCGCCATACAATTTCCAATCATGAACGTTTTTGATTTGAACAGTGACATTTACATCATGGCAATCGGGGCAGCAATCGTGGTGATTTACCTGATTGTTACGCTATGCGCCTGGTTTCCCAGCCGGCAAGCGTCCCGCATTCATCCAGCCACAGCCCTGCACGAAGAATAG
- a CDS encoding ABC transporter permease has protein sequence MLSNYLKIAWKVLLRHPFYTFITLFGISLTLTVLMVLTSFLDHLFASHYPEGNRFRSLYIALVLQTDSSQTTMSSGPASFEFLKKYAKSLKTPERVSIFSNFSFSNTYVHGKRIKLNTKYTDADFWRVTTFRFLEGKPYDENHIANAEHVVVITDALRDEYFEPGAAVTGKYINIESIRYRVVGVIKGSPPTRVYTYSDVYFPYTAPKSNYENKGVRGRYVAMVLAKSAADLPAIQAEFNNHIARIPKAEIPDSKQYPVLIVRADSFFDHFLNTFVRSDAQKLIFYSVAALVVLMIMGLPAINLVNVNVSRILERASEIGVRKAFGAPAKALLFQFIIENIFITFIGGTFALALSVLIIYLINSSGWIAHADLTINFTVFLTSIAVCLAFGLLSGVLPALRMSRLKVVDALKA, from the coding sequence ATGCTCTCCAACTACCTGAAAATCGCCTGGAAAGTATTGCTGCGGCATCCTTTCTATACATTCATTACGTTGTTCGGGATCAGTCTTACACTGACCGTCCTGATGGTGCTGACCTCTTTTCTCGACCATCTTTTTGCGTCACATTATCCGGAGGGCAACCGTTTTCGCTCGCTGTATATTGCATTGGTGCTGCAAACTGATTCAAGCCAGACTACCATGTCGTCCGGACCGGCCAGCTTTGAGTTTTTGAAAAAATATGCCAAGTCGCTCAAAACGCCCGAGCGGGTATCGATTTTTTCAAACTTCAGTTTTTCAAATACCTATGTCCATGGGAAGCGCATCAAGCTGAACACCAAGTATACGGATGCTGATTTCTGGCGCGTAACCACATTCCGGTTCCTGGAAGGCAAACCCTACGATGAAAACCATATTGCCAATGCAGAACATGTAGTGGTGATTACCGATGCATTGCGCGACGAGTATTTTGAACCCGGCGCAGCAGTTACCGGCAAGTACATCAACATAGAAAGTATCCGGTACCGGGTAGTAGGTGTGATAAAAGGGAGCCCGCCGACACGCGTGTACACGTATTCGGACGTCTACTTTCCGTACACGGCGCCCAAGAGCAATTATGAAAACAAAGGCGTGCGCGGCCGGTATGTTGCGATGGTACTGGCGAAATCTGCCGCCGACCTGCCCGCCATACAGGCTGAATTTAACAATCATATCGCACGGATCCCGAAGGCAGAAATTCCCGACAGCAAGCAGTACCCGGTGCTGATCGTGCGGGCCGACAGCTTCTTCGACCATTTTCTCAATACGTTTGTACGGAGCGATGCGCAAAAGCTGATCTTTTATTCCGTTGCAGCCCTGGTTGTGCTGATGATCATGGGCCTGCCTGCCATTAATCTGGTAAATGTCAACGTCAGCCGCATTCTGGAACGCGCTTCTGAAATAGGTGTACGGAAAGCATTCGGGGCACCGGCAAAGGCATTGCTTTTTCAGTTTATCATCGAAAACATTTTTATCACTTTCATCGGAGGAACGTTCGCCCTGGCGCTCTCGGTACTGATCATTTACCTGATCAATTCCAGTGGCTGGATCGCTCATGCCGACCTCACGATCAACTTTACCGTTTTCCTCACAAGCATTGCCGTCTGTCTGGCTTTCGGACTTCTTTCCGGCGTGCTACCTGCATTGCGGATGTCCCGGCTCAAAGTAGTGGATGCCCTGAAAGCGTAA
- a CDS encoding ABC transporter ATP-binding protein, which produces MIKLQNVEKVYRTSAIETLALNNINLHVRKGEFVSIMGPSGCGKSTLLNIMGLLDAPSQGQVEIDGSRVERYTDKELASMRNQKLGFIFQSFHLINDLSVMDNVEIPLLYRSGSAAERRRLSQEALEKVGLSNRMKHFPKQLSGGQKQRVAIARAIVGKPEIILADEPTGNLDSAMGNEILSILQNLNQEGSTIVMVTHDDAMAKKTHRLVRLFDGTQVS; this is translated from the coding sequence ATGATCAAACTTCAGAACGTCGAGAAAGTTTACCGCACAAGTGCTATTGAAACGCTGGCACTGAACAATATAAATCTGCATGTCAGAAAGGGAGAGTTCGTCTCCATTATGGGCCCCTCGGGCTGTGGTAAGAGTACACTGCTGAACATTATGGGCCTGCTGGATGCACCTTCGCAAGGGCAGGTTGAGATTGACGGCAGCCGGGTGGAGCGATACACCGACAAGGAACTCGCAAGCATGCGCAACCAGAAACTGGGTTTTATCTTCCAGAGCTTTCACCTGATCAATGATCTTTCGGTGATGGACAATGTTGAAATTCCCCTGCTTTACCGGAGCGGATCTGCCGCTGAGCGGAGACGGCTTTCCCAGGAGGCGCTTGAAAAAGTAGGGCTCAGCAACCGGATGAAGCATTTTCCCAAACAACTCTCCGGCGGGCAAAAGCAGCGTGTTGCCATCGCGCGGGCCATTGTAGGCAAGCCCGAGATCATCCTGGCCGACGAGCCGACGGGCAATCTCGACAGTGCCATGGGCAACGAAATCCTGAGTATTCTCCAGAATCTGAACCAGGAAGGCTCTACCATCGTCATGGTCACCCACGACGACGCCATGGCCAAAAAGACCCACCGGCTGGTGAGGCTGTTTGACGGGACGCAGGTTAGTTAG